From one Acidobacteriota bacterium genomic stretch:
- a CDS encoding DNA polymerase Y family protein, with product MKRYLSVWFPEWPLDRLRRARRNGKPLSARPVKLRPFVLHETSAHGLTVAAANAAAKAAGIGPGMRFSDARASVPHLAAEEIDREEDARALRLLARWATCFSPLVALDGEDGLLLETTGCDHLFGGEQAMAGALSERLARAGYLHRIAMAGTPGAAHALAHFGTGQGVVDVVPEGGERDGIGDLPTQALRLSPEAATLLRRFGLTRISQLYGIDRKALARRFQSRAAADAVCLRLDQALGIRREPIVPLRPPAEHVCRLPCPEPLTQPAGIEAGLQQLTEALCAELSGKGVGARRFVFSAFHTDGQVSEVSAQAARPVRAPEHVLRLFREKLARIDPGFGIDLLLLEARRTDAMEMGSRPLSGELAASRIDEVALAAMSDRINARLGDGAVTLVVAEARHAPDAAERQAVFTGEIPGPAVLPARLAGLRPVRMLGWPERVDVIAQVPDGPPLSFIWRRVMRRVVRSDGPERIAPEWWLFLPGKDAAPGKLPRTRDYYRIEDADGRRYWVFREGLYDDGRGQMPEWFVQGLFA from the coding sequence ATGAAACGCTATCTCTCGGTGTGGTTTCCGGAATGGCCGCTGGACCGGCTGCGCCGCGCCCGGCGCAACGGCAAACCCCTGTCCGCAAGGCCGGTTAAGCTCCGGCCGTTTGTCCTGCACGAAACATCCGCTCACGGACTGACTGTGGCAGCCGCGAATGCCGCGGCCAAGGCGGCAGGCATCGGCCCCGGCATGCGCTTCAGCGATGCACGCGCCAGCGTGCCGCACCTGGCAGCGGAAGAAATCGACCGGGAGGAAGACGCCCGAGCGCTGCGCCTGCTGGCGCGGTGGGCCACCTGCTTCTCGCCGCTGGTGGCGCTTGATGGGGAGGACGGCCTGTTGCTGGAGACAACCGGATGCGACCATCTTTTCGGGGGCGAACAGGCGATGGCTGGCGCCTTGTCCGAAAGGCTGGCGCGGGCGGGATATCTCCACCGGATTGCGATGGCGGGCACGCCGGGGGCAGCGCATGCGCTGGCGCATTTCGGAACCGGACAGGGCGTTGTCGATGTCGTGCCGGAAGGCGGGGAGCGAGACGGGATCGGCGACTTGCCGACACAGGCGCTGCGGCTGTCGCCGGAAGCCGCCACGCTGCTGCGCCGGTTTGGCCTGACGCGCATCAGCCAGCTTTATGGCATTGACCGCAAGGCCCTGGCGCGGCGCTTCCAGTCGCGGGCGGCGGCAGATGCGGTGTGCCTGCGCCTCGACCAGGCGCTTGGTATCCGCCGCGAGCCCATCGTGCCGCTTCGTCCGCCAGCGGAGCATGTCTGCCGGCTGCCCTGCCCCGAGCCGCTGACCCAGCCCGCCGGAATAGAAGCCGGCCTGCAGCAGCTGACCGAGGCGCTGTGCGCCGAACTTTCCGGAAAGGGCGTGGGCGCCCGGCGGTTTGTGTTCAGCGCCTTCCATACGGACGGCCAGGTTTCCGAAGTGTCGGCGCAGGCGGCGCGTCCGGTGCGCGCACCGGAGCACGTGCTGAGGCTGTTCCGCGAGAAGCTGGCGCGGATCGACCCGGGCTTCGGGATCGACCTTTTGCTGCTGGAAGCGCGGCGGACGGATGCAATGGAGATGGGCAGCCGGCCGCTGTCCGGAGAACTTGCGGCGAGCCGGATTGACGAGGTCGCGCTCGCGGCCATGTCCGACCGGATCAATGCCCGTCTCGGGGACGGCGCGGTGACCCTTGTGGTCGCCGAAGCGCGGCATGCGCCGGACGCGGCCGAGCGGCAGGCTGTTTTTACCGGCGAGATCCCCGGACCTGCCGTTTTGCCTGCCCGCCTGGCAGGATTGCGGCCTGTGCGGATGTTGGGCTGGCCCGAGCGGGTGGACGTGATCGCGCAGGTGCCTGACGGCCCGCCGCTGAGTTTTATCTGGCGCCGGGTGATGCGGCGCGTGGTGCGCTCGGACGGACCGGAGCGGATCGCACCGGAATGGTGGCTGTTCCTGCCGGGCAAGGATGCAGCGCCCGGCAAGCTGCCGCGCACGCGCGACTATTACCGGATCGAGGACGCCGACGGGCGGCGCTACTGGGTGTTCCGCGAGGGCCTGTATGATGACGGCCGGGGCCAGATGCCGGAATGGTTCGTACAGGGACTGTTCGCATGA